One window of Psychrobacillus sp. FSL H8-0483 genomic DNA carries:
- a CDS encoding YozE family protein, protein MNQSFYLFALKFRGGQKKDKKAQFADNMFHLHDFPKAETSFHVLSQYIEELAHPDMPAIVFDEIWELYMEHGK, encoded by the coding sequence ATGAATCAATCGTTTTATTTATTTGCATTAAAGTTCCGTGGAGGACAAAAGAAGGATAAAAAGGCACAATTCGCGGACAATATGTTTCATCTACATGATTTTCCAAAAGCAGAAACATCTTTTCATGTTCTTTCCCAATATATTGAAGAATTAGCCCATCCAGATATGCCTGCGATTGTTTTTGATGAAATTTGGGAACTGTACATGGAACATGGGAAGTAG
- the deoD gene encoding purine-nucleoside phosphorylase, with translation MSIHISAKKGEIADTILLPGDPLRAKYIAENFLEDVVQYNEVRNMFGYTGTYKGKRISVQGTGMGVPSISIYVHELMNDYDVQKLIRVGTCGAIQKDVKVRDVILAQSASTDSSLNKVLLDDLSFAPTSDFDLLYKAYNAGKEAGLNLKVGNVFTADLFYNENAQNEKWASYGILAVEMETAALYTLAAKFGRKALSILTVSDHIITGEATSSEERQTTFNDMIVVALEAAIQE, from the coding sequence ATGAGTATACACATTAGTGCTAAAAAAGGTGAAATTGCGGACACAATATTACTTCCAGGAGATCCACTTCGTGCGAAATATATTGCAGAAAATTTCTTAGAAGATGTTGTACAATATAACGAGGTTCGTAATATGTTTGGTTACACTGGTACATATAAAGGGAAGAGAATTTCTGTCCAAGGTACTGGAATGGGTGTTCCTTCGATATCTATCTATGTTCATGAGTTAATGAACGACTATGATGTGCAAAAATTAATCCGTGTTGGTACTTGTGGGGCTATTCAAAAAGACGTAAAAGTACGTGACGTAATTCTTGCACAAAGTGCTTCAACTGATTCAAGCTTAAATAAAGTATTATTGGATGACCTTAGTTTTGCTCCAACCTCAGACTTCGATTTATTGTATAAAGCATACAATGCAGGTAAAGAAGCGGGGCTAAACCTAAAAGTAGGGAACGTATTCACTGCAGATTTATTCTACAATGAAAATGCTCAAAATGAAAAATGGGCTAGCTACGGAATTCTTGCAGTTGAAATGGAGACCGCTGCATTGTATACATTAGCAGCTAAATTTGGACGCAAGGCACTATCTATATTAACTGTTAGCGATCACATTATTACTGGTGAGGCAACTTCCTCTGAAGAGCGTCAAACAACTTTTAATGACATGATCGTTGTTGCACTAGAAGCAGCTATCCAAGAATAA
- a CDS encoding S41 family peptidase, producing the protein MDEQKHNNEEVETTDSRPASRYIKIKPFIFLLMIFALVVATAAITMISLTWGDEKIVDVTNTNTNAERSEFSKLYMAYDKLEAEYYEAIDEEAIINGAINGMIDALEDPYSDYMNQDEASQFNESISSSFQGIGAEIQERDGVITVVSPIKNSPAEKAGLLPNDKIMSVDGKDIQGFSASEAVLLIRGNKGTEVTLSIKRGNNALMEVTIIRDDIPIETVYAEMLEDKVAHIIISSFSQNTYDELLAAIDEMESKGMKALVLDVRQNPGGLLNSAIDISNLFVEDGKTILQVEDKGEKEVYPASPGPRVNVPVTLIIDEGSASASEILAGALSESANVPLVGLNSFGKGTVQTVNDLPDGSNIKITTAKWLTPDGNWIHEKGIVPDYVVEYPSYATLTPLDPTVTLKENQSSEAVQNAKEMLKAIGYEVGEVDVNFDAQMTAAVKKFQTDNELEATGELSGDTSFILMDKLREKILKEDPQLVKAQEVVKELLNK; encoded by the coding sequence TTGGACGAACAAAAGCATAATAATGAAGAGGTAGAAACTACTGATTCAAGACCAGCCTCACGTTATATTAAGATAAAGCCGTTTATTTTTCTATTAATGATTTTTGCCCTAGTAGTAGCTACGGCAGCTATTACGATGATATCTTTAACTTGGGGAGACGAAAAGATAGTAGATGTTACAAATACTAATACAAACGCAGAGCGATCTGAGTTCTCTAAGTTATATATGGCCTATGATAAACTAGAAGCAGAATACTATGAAGCTATAGATGAAGAAGCTATTATAAATGGTGCAATTAATGGAATGATTGATGCATTAGAAGATCCTTATTCTGATTATATGAACCAAGATGAAGCTTCTCAGTTCAATGAAAGTATTTCTTCTAGTTTCCAAGGAATTGGAGCTGAAATCCAAGAACGAGATGGTGTAATTACAGTAGTATCTCCTATTAAAAACTCTCCAGCTGAAAAGGCGGGGTTATTACCGAACGATAAGATAATGTCTGTTGATGGAAAAGATATTCAGGGCTTTAGCGCGTCAGAAGCAGTCTTATTAATTCGAGGAAATAAAGGTACAGAGGTTACCTTATCTATTAAACGTGGTAATAACGCTTTAATGGAAGTAACTATTATTCGTGACGATATTCCAATTGAAACCGTTTATGCTGAAATGCTTGAGGATAAAGTTGCTCACATAATCATTTCAAGTTTTTCACAGAATACGTATGACGAACTATTAGCAGCCATAGATGAAATGGAAAGCAAAGGTATGAAAGCATTAGTTCTGGATGTTAGACAAAATCCAGGTGGGCTTCTCAATTCAGCTATTGATATTTCTAACTTATTTGTAGAAGATGGTAAAACGATTCTGCAAGTGGAGGATAAGGGAGAAAAAGAGGTTTATCCTGCTTCACCAGGTCCTCGTGTGAATGTACCTGTGACGTTAATTATAGATGAAGGAAGCGCTTCTGCTTCTGAAATATTAGCAGGTGCTTTAAGCGAATCAGCTAATGTCCCATTAGTTGGATTAAATTCATTTGGTAAAGGTACAGTACAAACAGTGAATGATCTGCCAGATGGCTCGAATATTAAAATTACAACTGCTAAGTGGTTAACTCCTGATGGAAACTGGATTCATGAGAAAGGTATTGTTCCTGATTATGTTGTGGAATATCCTTCCTATGCGACTTTAACGCCGTTAGATCCTACCGTTACTTTAAAAGAGAATCAATCTTCTGAAGCTGTACAAAATGCGAAAGAGATGCTTAAAGCGATTGGTTACGAAGTAGGAGAAGTGGATGTAAATTTTGATGCGCAAATGACAGCGGCAGTTAAAAAATTCCAAACTGATAACGAGTTAGAAGCTACTGGTGAGTTGTCTGGGGACACCTCATTCATTCTGATGGATAAACTTCGTGAAAAAATTCTAAAAGAAGATCCACAATTAGTAAAAGCACAAGAAGTCGTAAAAGAGTTATTAAATAAGTAG
- a CDS encoding GTP-binding protein has product MKDVYLLSGFLGSGKTSLLSNMIEQFKADGIKPAVIMNELGKLPFDSRAVDSDVPLKEMLEGCICCTGSEKMEAQLQMLLEGEPFDVLLIETTGAAHPVEAMDAVFSPLFASKLNMKGIITVADCKRWLDRDKMTPQTRMLFTEQIRHAHLIIANKVDLLTESEIATVTMQIQALNNNASIIQTSNSKIPLKLITQLEATFHEKEVQEAAIGKQLSLSSRLHTFKEAVDQEEFEEWVKGLPDTVYRMKGYVPLKGHKNPYLFQYAYGMVQWLPEYMKMPSQIVIIGDQVDKVEIIRGTSND; this is encoded by the coding sequence ATGAAAGATGTATATTTATTAAGTGGTTTCTTAGGAAGTGGAAAAACTTCTTTATTATCAAATATGATTGAACAATTTAAAGCAGATGGTATAAAGCCAGCAGTTATTATGAATGAATTAGGGAAGCTACCATTCGATAGTAGAGCTGTAGATAGTGATGTACCATTAAAAGAGATGCTAGAAGGCTGTATTTGCTGCACAGGTTCAGAAAAAATGGAAGCGCAGCTGCAGATGCTATTAGAAGGTGAACCTTTTGATGTTTTATTAATAGAAACAACTGGAGCAGCTCATCCAGTGGAAGCGATGGATGCTGTATTTTCTCCTTTGTTTGCAAGTAAATTAAATATGAAGGGGATTATTACAGTAGCAGATTGTAAGAGATGGTTGGACCGCGACAAAATGACGCCTCAAACTAGAATGCTGTTCACAGAGCAAATAAGACATGCTCACTTAATAATAGCAAACAAAGTAGATTTATTAACTGAATCAGAAATTGCAACCGTTACCATGCAAATTCAAGCACTTAATAATAATGCGTCGATCATACAAACTTCCAATAGTAAAATACCTCTCAAGCTAATAACACAACTGGAAGCAACCTTTCATGAAAAAGAAGTACAAGAAGCGGCTATAGGAAAACAGCTCTCACTATCTTCTCGACTACATACGTTTAAAGAAGCAGTCGATCAAGAAGAATTTGAGGAATGGGTAAAAGGCCTTCCTGACACTGTGTATCGAATGAAAGGGTATGTTCCGCTGAAGGGCCATAAGAATCCATATCTATTTCAGTACGCATATGGGATGGTACAATGGCTACCAGAATATATGAAGATGCCTTCTCAAATTGTGATTATCGGGGATCAAGTAGATAAAGTAGAAATAATCAGAGGTACGTCAAATGATTGA
- a CDS encoding CAP domain-containing protein, giving the protein MKKHSIMVGLLAGGLLLSTNTAEASMTTGNSQTTSEANTSVNYQWQSPYKVINNYNLNNLDIQNLINESLTTLKPIIMKELQGAQKSIDTEKVQEYKKPVKTEKAPVVKKPVEKEKAPIVEKPVAEKPATPVTPPVVKEPVKENNEAVKVSSVIQQVVDLTNQERAKAGLKPLQLDTKLTQSAQAKSQDMKDKNYFDHTSPTYGSPFDQMKAFGVTYSSAAENIAMGQRSATEVMNAWMTSPGHKANIMNPSYTHIGVGLSDSGYYWTQQFIGK; this is encoded by the coding sequence ATTAAAAAACATTCAATCATGGTTGGATTACTTGCAGGTGGCTTATTACTTTCTACAAATACAGCTGAAGCATCGATGACAACTGGAAATTCACAAACTACTTCCGAGGCAAATACATCCGTTAATTATCAATGGCAGTCTCCGTATAAAGTTATAAATAATTACAATTTAAATAACTTAGATATTCAAAATCTTATCAATGAGAGTTTAACGACTCTAAAACCGATTATAATGAAAGAACTACAAGGAGCACAGAAATCTATCGACACTGAGAAAGTCCAAGAGTATAAGAAGCCAGTAAAAACAGAAAAAGCACCAGTAGTTAAAAAACCGGTAGAAAAAGAAAAAGCACCTATAGTTGAAAAACCAGTAGCAGAAAAACCAGCTACTCCTGTAACACCGCCAGTAGTGAAGGAACCAGTAAAAGAAAACAATGAAGCGGTAAAAGTTTCTTCAGTAATCCAACAAGTAGTCGACTTAACAAACCAAGAACGTGCAAAAGCTGGATTAAAACCATTACAATTGGATACAAAGCTTACACAATCTGCACAAGCAAAATCTCAAGATATGAAGGATAAAAACTATTTCGATCATACGAGTCCAACATACGGATCACCATTTGACCAAATGAAAGCATTTGGAGTTACGTATAGTTCAGCGGCAGAAAATATCGCTATGGGACAACGTAGTGCAACTGAAGTAATGAATGCTTGGATGACATCACCAGGACATAAAGCAAACATAATGAATCCATCATATACACATATCGGAGTAGGTTTATCGGATAGTGGATATTACTGGACACAACAATTTATCGGTAAATAA
- a CDS encoding CAP domain-containing protein, producing MNKKHTIIAGILAGGLFLSTNTADAASMAPSNSNTTSEANTSVIYQGQSPYKVINNYNLNNIDIQNLINESLTTLKPIIMKELQGAQKSIDTEKVQEYKKPVKTEKAPVVKKPVEKEKEKAPVAEKPVAEKPSTPATPVTPPVVKEPVKENNEAVKVSSVIQQVVDLTNQERAKAGLKPLQLDTKLTQSAQAKSQDMKDKNYFDHTSPTYGSPFDQMKAFGVTYSSAAENIAMGQRSATEVMNAWMTSPGHKANIMNPSYTHIGVGLSDSGYYWTQQFIGK from the coding sequence ATGAACAAAAAACATACGATAATAGCTGGAATACTTGCAGGTGGCTTATTTCTCTCCACTAATACAGCAGATGCAGCTTCTATGGCACCAAGTAATTCAAATACTACTTCTGAGGCAAATACATCCGTTATTTATCAAGGGCAGTCTCCGTATAAAGTTATAAATAATTACAATTTAAATAACATAGATATTCAAAATCTCATCAATGAGAGCTTAACGACTCTAAAACCTATTATTATGAAAGAACTACAAGGAGCTCAGAAATCTATCGACACTGAGAAAGTCCAAGAGTATAAGAAACCAGTAAAAACAGAAAAAGCACCAGTAGTTAAAAAACCGGTAGAAAAAGAAAAAGAAAAAGCACCAGTAGCAGAAAAACCAGTAGCAGAAAAACCATCTACTCCAGCTACTCCTGTAACACCGCCAGTAGTGAAGGAACCAGTAAAAGAAAACAATGAAGCGGTAAAAGTTTCTTCAGTTATCCAACAAGTAGTAGACTTAACAAACCAAGAGCGTGCGAAAGCTGGATTAAAACCATTACAATTGGATACAAAGCTTACACAATCTGCACAAGCAAAATCTCAAGATATGAAGGATAAAAACTATTTCGATCATACGAGTCCAACATACGGATCACCTTTTGACCAAATGAAAGCATTTGGAGTTACGTATAGTTCAGCGGCAGAAAATATCGCTATGGGACAACGTAGTGCAACTGAAGTAATGAATGCTTGGATGACATCACCAGGACATAAAGCAAATATTATGAATCCATCATATACACATATCGGAGTAGGTTTATCTGATAGTGGATACTACTGGACACAACAATTTATCGGTAAATAA
- a CDS encoding MATE family efflux transporter has protein sequence MHETKTLPEKSKYMIKIVAPILITQVALYLMTFFDILMTSKYSIDHLAGVSIGSSIWVPVYTGLTGILIGITPIVAQLIGAKKKEDVRTFVQQGFYIALLLAFLVFIGIVFLIDPVLHLIPLEDSVRIVAKKYLYMMCIGLIPLFLYSVLRSFIDALARTRVSMFITLLSVPINIFLNYVFIYGKFGFPALGGVGAGLGSALTYWFILVIAVIIVARKRPFVELSIFKGWSKPSLSKFGVLTKIGLPIGLSLFAETTIFSAVTILMSTYSTEVISAHQIAMNFTSLLYMVPLSISMGATILVGHAIGAKRYNDAKTYSWLSVGSAVFFSFISSSILLLLREPIASLYTDDPYVITLTVEFFFFAALFQLSDAIQAPVQGALRGYKDVTITFIMAIISYWIIGLPTGYLIATYTSFERFGYWIGLIVGLTLGALTLGTRLFYLQRKIAKSFGDE, from the coding sequence ATGCACGAAACGAAAACACTCCCAGAAAAAAGCAAGTATATGATTAAAATTGTAGCACCCATTTTAATCACACAGGTTGCGCTCTATTTAATGACCTTTTTTGATATCTTAATGACGAGCAAATATAGTATTGATCATTTAGCAGGTGTTTCTATTGGTTCATCTATTTGGGTGCCTGTTTATACTGGACTAACCGGTATTTTAATAGGCATTACGCCAATTGTAGCACAATTAATCGGTGCAAAAAAGAAGGAAGATGTACGTACTTTTGTTCAACAAGGATTTTATATTGCACTATTATTAGCTTTTCTCGTATTTATTGGTATTGTTTTTCTAATTGATCCTGTTTTACATCTTATACCTCTTGAAGATAGTGTACGCATTGTAGCGAAGAAATATTTATACATGATGTGTATTGGTCTAATTCCTTTATTTCTATATAGTGTACTCAGATCGTTTATTGATGCTTTAGCACGAACAAGGGTTTCGATGTTTATTACGTTATTATCTGTACCTATTAATATTTTCCTAAATTATGTATTTATTTATGGTAAATTTGGTTTTCCGGCTCTTGGAGGAGTCGGTGCAGGTCTTGGTTCTGCTCTCACCTATTGGTTCATTTTAGTCATCGCCGTTATAATTGTTGCTCGGAAAAGGCCATTCGTGGAACTATCTATATTTAAAGGTTGGAGCAAGCCTTCCCTTTCCAAATTCGGCGTATTAACAAAGATTGGTTTACCGATTGGATTATCTCTTTTTGCGGAAACTACCATTTTCTCTGCAGTTACAATTCTCATGAGTACCTATTCTACGGAAGTTATTTCAGCCCATCAAATTGCAATGAATTTCACTTCCTTGCTTTATATGGTTCCGTTAAGTATATCCATGGGTGCAACTATTTTAGTTGGACATGCAATAGGAGCAAAACGCTATAATGACGCAAAGACTTATAGTTGGTTAAGTGTCGGATCAGCAGTATTTTTTAGCTTTATTTCTTCGTCCATTCTTTTATTGCTTAGGGAACCTATTGCCTCTTTATATACGGACGATCCATATGTCATCACTTTAACCGTTGAGTTTTTCTTCTTTGCAGCATTGTTCCAGTTATCAGATGCTATTCAAGCACCTGTACAAGGAGCATTACGAGGATATAAAGATGTAACAATTACGTTCATCATGGCAATTATTTCGTATTGGATAATTGGTTTACCAACTGGTTATTTAATTGCTACATATACATCTTTTGAGCGGTTTGGATACTGGATTGGATTAATAGTAGGACTCACTTTAGGAGCGTTGACGCTTGGTACTCGTCTTTTCTATTTACAACGTAAAATTGCTAAATCATTTGGAGATGAATAA